The Leishmania panamensis strain MHOM/PA/94/PSC-1 chromosome 12 sequence genome includes the window cagtggaaagagagcgcacaGTACACTAGCCCTCGCGGCAGCACTCTGCAGATGGAGCTGTCGACTCCCCGCAGCTCCCGCCTGCCGAGCCGTCGAGAGAGCgatgatgcagcagcgcagtcgTCAGTGCGCATTGGCGAGCTCACGCCACGCAGTTCGCGCTTGCCTTCTCGCCGCGAGAACGATGACATAACATCCATGACGACTCCGTCGCAGTCGATCCGTTCATTTCAGCAGCGTGTGGCGCCTGGAcgctccactgccgccaAAACGCTGAGTCAGTTGAACTCTGAGAAGCAACAGGtgccacagcgccgccaccacagcaccgAGAGGAAGCGCGACGCACTGTCGACGGCATCGACGTCGCACCGTCGCCTGGTTGACCCGGCGGAGCGCGAGTTTGCCACGACTGAGGAGACCCGTCCGCACAGCCGTCCACATCGTCACCGTAGTCATTCCCGGCCCTCTGCGTCGTCTcggtcgctgcagcgcaatggcgcctccaccgctgcatTTGAAGGTGGCCAtgcgcaccgccacggcaCCCCGCACAGTGCGCGCGGCACAGGCAGTGTGACGTCCCTCTCTACCCCTGTGTCGGCGTCTCGCCGGTACGTCTCCCCCCGCACCGGCACGATGGACTACAGTGCGAGCGTCAGCCCACGCAACACCGTGCTACCCACGGAGAAGCTCGGGCAGGACGCTTTCCTGCGCAGTCTGCAGCGgcttcagcaccaccgccttcacTTCATGCAGGACCTCCACAAGGAGATGGCGCACCATGCCTACCTGaccgaggaggcgaaggtaAGGACCGCTATGACATCTGCCAAGACAAGCCTGTCGCATCACCGTACACGCTCACCGACTAGCGGACGGATGTTAGAGGTGACAGGGGCAGAGGCAACGCACCTGCGCGAGATCGAGGCTCGCTTAGCGCAGGTTGAGGCCCTCCACTGTGAAGCGGAGCGCGAacgcgaggaggcagcgcggctgcgtcgtGAGTACGAGTGTAGGAACGATGAGATGAATGCCCGCATGGGCGGCTCCCATAACGTGTCGGAGCCGAGCTCGTCCGTGATGAGcccacgccgcagcagcgtgcaccCGATAAACGGGCAGTtgatggtgctgccgccacagagcggcggcggcaacggctACCCTTTCACAGCACACCAGGGATACATGATGTCCCCGGAGTGGGCGCTGGCGGCCGATCCAGCCGCGGCCCCCCGTCCTGACGACGTGGACCTCGGCGTCGCCATCATCGACCGCTACGTCTTTGGGGAGGAGTGGGACCGCCTTCACCCCGCTTATGAGGTGGATGTCCGCTTCAACGCGCTGATCGATATCTGCTTGGCGGTGAAACTGCCACGCCGCCTCGTGAACATCACCAGCATCGTGGTCGACCGTCCCGGCTTGCGCCTGACAGCGGAGATCCGGTACGACCGCGCCAAGATCGAGCGTGACGGGGTAGAGCGGCGCATGCACGGCTGCCCATTCCGTTTCCTCCAGCGCTTCTACGCCATGCGAGACTTGTACGACCCCATGcacgacagcgccgccgcgcttgcCGGTGGCAGCATCGCGCCGATGACTATGGGGCCAAGTGCTGCTAACGGACGCCGCCCCTCTGCGGCAAGATCGCGCCGAGGGTCCCGCGCGTTGtcagcgcagcgccgccgctcggGTCTTGCCCCACAGTACAACAACAGCGATGTGAGTGAGATCTCTGACGACTTCGTCGATGCCTACGACTTGGACGCGCGCCGTGACCACTATCACCGTCGTGCCGATGATCGCGTCCGCGCTGAAGAGGACCGTATGGCGAAGCGTCGCAAGCGCATGGCGATGGAGCTGCACCACCAGTTGGCAGACAACATGGCCCAactggaggaagaggaggagtacCTCCGCGATCGCGTTCAGTTCGCCgaggcgaaggagcggcAAAGGATCGGCAAGGAGGCCCGTTCGAATGTGAAGACGACCCTAACGACTTCCATGGCACatctcgaggaggaggagcgcgtgGGGCGGGCAGCGATGGAGGTAGGTGCAGCGCGCCAACTGCACGTGCTGATGGGCGGGCACCGTCGGAAGCTCGCGCTTTTCGGCTTGCAAGCcagcgaggcggagcggcgcaaGCAGATtgctgcgcaggaggcgcacgCCCAACGTGACCTTAATGAGACCATGAACCCGGCAGGTACCGCTCAGAGAAGGCAGGCGGAGCATCGGGCCCGCGAGGAAGAGGCTCTCgctcgccgcggcgccatGTACGCGAGCAGACAGGAGTTGGAGGCAGCTGTGGCGGACATGGAGGCGGACGaagtggcggcgcgcgccaTTATCCGCTCGCAAGCGAtggagtcgctgctggacCTGCTCTCCCGCCGACCTGCACCGAAGTCTAAGGACGGATGCTATGCTCTGCTCCATACGCCGTCCACATTGAGGACGCTGCTGGGTGACCTGAAGGCAGACGAGAccgcacagcggcggcagatCGTAGCCGATGAGCGCCACCGTCGAGCTCTGTACCGGCAGGAGGACGTCATGAATCGCGAAGCGGCGGATCGTGGGgccatcgaggaggcggaaaTGGACGCTCGTGACGCCATCGTGGATGACATGATGGCGCGGAACCGCCATCAGCTGGAGCGCCGGCTGAACGATCGCGAGAAGCTTCTGAGTATCCTCAACGAGGAACAGTTCTACCGCAAGACGATCCTGTCGGACGAGCAGGACGCCTTTGAGGTACTCGCGGAGCTGTTCACAGCGGGGCTGAAGGACTTGCTGGCGCGCGTGCCAGAGGTCatcgacgatgacgacgaggatctgcgccgccgccgcgtgaGCACGGCGCGTCAGGCGAAGTTGTTTCACTACATGACGTTCTCGCCGGATGACATGGACTACCCACCGAGCGCCGTGCTCGCCATCGAGGGCATTGTGGGCTGCTCAATCAATAAGAACCTCGAGGTGGTTAGCATAGCCCGTCCACTCCCcaaagcggaggaggacctgcagctgcaggcagGCGACATGATTCTCGACGTTGCAGGCCACTCATTGCATTCCCTGTCGCACCTGCGTGAGGTTCTGTCGAACCGCGCCATGCAGATCCAGGAGGAGGCGTTTACCGAGTTCCCTGATCTGCCGCAAGATCAGCTCACCATCAACCCGGCCTTGCAGAAGTACGTTGAGATGCTGTGCGAGCACCATAACTTCCTGGTACAGGTGCTGCGCGGATGCGAGATCTACCAGATCATCGTGCGGTCCTagacacgagagagagagagtgctgGAGGGCTTCTTGGCTTTCCTCAGTCACACTGTGCGATACGGTGCTGTGGCGCGAATGACTTGCAGACCCCTTATGAATGAGGGCCATTCGTTGCCAGGCCCCGGCAAGTACTTCTCTGTGAGCGTGTCTGCCGCTCTTCGCCGGTGGGCATGTGTGGCTAAATATGGTGGCACGTCttctcacttctctctccccttaCGCACCGCTCCCCATTTTCCTTTCTAGAGactcccttcttttcttcattCGAGCGAGTTGTAGCTGCTGATGTGCTGATCTCGAAGTGTGCGcacaagtgtgtgtgtgtgtgtgcgcctctgcgcggGCCTGTACGGAGAGCGCCCTCGTTCTTCCGTGCTGGGCGCCGCCTTTACTTTTCTCTCGTCGCCGTCTTGCGTTTCTTTTTGggcctgcgtgcgtgtctgtgcaaCGCGCTTGAGGGGGGTAGTTTGTGTTGCTTTGCCTTTCACTTTCctgttcttctccccccctcctcgtgctGGTGGcagggggcggggggcgaTAGAGTGAGGGGGAGCACCGCTTTTTCGGcccactctcttcttcgcctccgaTGCTGAGCAAATGCTCGGGGTACAAGCAGATGTACACGCTCATTCTGGAAGTGATGGGGGAAGTTGAGAGTCTTGTCCACTCGACAAGTAAGTGAGCAGCGATGCTACTGttctcctcatcctcttttttctccttcctttATTTTTATATTTTGACTTctggccccccccccccccaagcGCGTGGTGTCCACTGCGCGTGGCGAAGGGGAACGGGCTTAACAGCCCCCCGGCTTTAGATCTCTCTCGCCTGCTCTTTGCATCTTGCGACTGCTCGCCGCCGTTGTGATTCTCACGATtgctccctttctttttctcgtgTCGTCGTCCTCTATCGCGTGCACACTTCATCTTTGCTGTTGGTTGGAGGGAATGatgatggagggggggaggaggaggaggaggaggagggggcttGCAGGATGGAGAGCGCACTCGGGCAGCGTCACGGTAGTGGCGCTAGAGAAGCGAGTGGGCtagtgaggagaggaaaggaggtgtgaggggggggggtacacGGGCGCGGGCGTTGTGCCGGGCCGCTTTGCCATCCGACAccccacacgcgcgctgcgGTTACGCTCGCctctttgtgtttttttttttggcgtCTTACTTCCGTTCTGTTCTTGAGGAGGGCGGGAGCTGTGCGCTGCCCATATCGACTCGTTTTCCCGCCGACGACCGCCaccgttgttgttgttgttgccgtcGTTTGTGGTCGgcactttccctctccaccgtgCGGAGATGGCCCAGTgcaacgaagaggaaaacgaagaaggCAGGGGTAGTCTCAGTGGCCCACTGTGATACCCGATGatgccgctgtggtggtggtggtggtgggcgggTCTTGTGCTCCGTGTGTCGAACTCAGCCTCCGCGCACCTCTGCACAGCGAACACTACTGGCGGCTTTTTGGTTTGGTTTGTCTGTCCACTGCTCTACTGGTAGCATTGGTCGCATGCTGGCGCCTAAAGCTCAGGCAGAGGAGTCAACATGCGCTGATAGAGGACTAAACACAACTCTCTCGACTCGCAAGCGAGGGATTTATCAGAGTTCCTCCGTCTTCGTTGTCTCGCGACCCCTCTCCGTTGTGGCTCACCTCTgaccctcctccttcctcgttACTCTCCACGTCGTCATGATGCCGtgcgggtggggtgggggaagagcTGAAGGGGCCTACCCGTGGTGTGTTGCGGCAGTTTGAGTATGCGACTGCGATCGATGCAGCGACGTTAGTGTTGGGATTTGCTGCAGTGAGGAGCGCATGCGCAATACTgatgtgcacgcacacgcatcacCTGCATAGCCATGTGTCAGGGGGTAGTAGTGTGCATCCCCTCTGCTCCGTCTCACCCAACTGCGTTCTCTGGTGTGCTTCACCTGTCCTGACTCTCAGTTTCTCTACTTCTTTGGCGTCACTCTCGCCGCCACTCCACAGCGCCATCTCTCAATCTTCATCTCAACCAGATACACCCACtcatacacccacacacaaccaccaccgccacaagAATACCAATACTGCTTTGAGGAACCCGCTCAGTATCGTACGTGCACCAtcaccccctcctcgtcccaGTCCAAAGCATCCGTAATGACCAGCTTCGATGCACTCATGGCAGGTTGCACCGTCGCCACAGATGAAATCGTATGGTGCCGGAGCAGTCACTAGCGCCACAAGCTGTTCTCTCAGGAGCGCCAGACGGCCGAGTACCGCAACTCTGCTCTGGCGGGGTTTGGTGCCTGTTGATGAGCATGGTGCAGCCCGTACccactgctgtggtggcgggccttgttgggggaggggggctctGGTGCTGGGCCGGCGGTTGCATTGCGCGCTGACATCGAAGCGAAACCGCGgtcggaggaggcggacttGCCATTCAAATCGCGCGTGCCAGGCGTGATGCCGGTGTGTGGGTACGACGCGCACACGGCGATGCTGCTTGGCGTCGCTAAGGCGCAGTGTGCGCTCGCTCGCGAGATCAAGGACACCGTGCGGTTAATTTTCCCGCACAAAGAGGAGTTGCCATCGAACTGTGCGATTGAGCTGATGAAGGCTGGCGTGCTGGATGGCGTGAGGCGCATCTTCGACATGCACGTTTCCTAGTCTATGCCCGCCGGCTGCGTATCGGCGATGGCTGGTGTCATCATggctggtggcggcagccttgcgctgcagtgcgTTGTCGCGCAAGATCGCTCCGAAGGTGGCACCCGCGCTGTCGATGACGACAATGGCAACTGGGCCGAACGAGGGCCATAACGTGATCCCGGGCGCGGTGAGCCTGCTGGGGACATCCCCAGTCGTTTGCGCACGAGATGGGGTGAGCCTGCGCCTGGGATGGCCAAACGAGCTGCGAAGAACGTTGCCACTGCGCACGGTGTGATGGGGAGTTTTTGTGTGATCCCCTCGGTACGCGTGTACACCGTGAAGGTCGCAACGGTAGCTCCAGAGGTTGCTGCGATGGCGCGTCACGTGTTGGGGGGACAATCGGTATGTTCTTCAACCGATGGGTTTCGGCGAGTACTTTTCCGCCTATCTGGAGGTCATTCTCGGCTGCTTCGTGCTTGTAGGAATGCCGAACCTCGCGGTGATCTAGGGCACATCGTTCTTGCACTCGTGGTCCTTCAGGTTTGAGAAGCCTGTGCCTTTGGCTTCTACCCCCTACCGAGTacagtgcagctgctgatcTGAGTCGCTCCAGTGCCCTAGTCCGTGGAACTCGACTCTACGGGGCTGTGCTTTGTAGCCGTAAACacgccttttctcctccttaAGTCTCTGTGCCACTGCCACGCGTCCCTCTTCTTGTTGATTCTCAACTCCTCTGCGCTCAACGTGTCCTCCCGCACAAGTCGAGGCTTTTTGTCCGTTGCTCGAGAGGCCTGTTGTGCTCTGCGGATACACAGCCCAGGTCCCGATcgtgcgagtgtgtgcgtgaatGGAGTTGGCActcttgttgctgctggtagTGGTGGGGGGATTGGGGGGTTGATGATGGGCGATGGATGTCACTGGCCTCGTTCCCGAGTGGTCCTTACCCGTCGTCGAAGTGTGGCTCTACGAGGGGCTACACTCACCCGCCTCGTTCACAGGTGCACCGGCGTTATGATCGCCAAAGTAGTGAGGGACAGTTGCCGCACACAGGTGCGAGAGAGGTTGTGGGTTCCATCCCTCGCTCATCATCACCTTTTTTCTCCATTTCCTGTTTCACCCCCTCCTGTGTTTTGTATTATGCAAGCGTGGAGGGGCTACGACGCACTTCCTCCCTTGTACTCATGTTGCAGACAGgccggagaagaggaagagggagtcCCTGGGCGGTGTGTGGCGGCGAGGGGAGTATATGTGACTTGCGGCTTCCTCGCCCCCACGCACCTTGTCTCctacggggggggggagggtgtcGAGGGGAATCAGAAAGAGGCGACTACTACCGAAGCTGAGGCGCACTCGGGGTGTGTTTGCTGTGGGCCCCCCGTCCTTCCCATTTCTGCTCGCTCGCAGGTGCGTGCGCGCTTTTAGTCCGTTGCCGCTTGTTGGCCGTCACTtcgcctgccgccgccgccttctcacTATTTTTCTCTTGTGCGGACCAAACGTTCTGAACACCACCGAAAGGCTCAggacaacagcaacgacTGGCGCTTTGGCCGACTCGGTATTGTGAGTGGAGGGTCACCGCCAAGCGAGGTCCGCGCAGTCGACATCTCTCTCTATCACTGGTATTACCTCCCTTGAGCGTCCTCTAGGCAAAAGTGGTGAGAAGGGCGGCCGTAGCGTACGTGGCGCCGGCCTCTGTTCAGACGCGTCGGCGAGTATTGCCCTCGTGaagctgcgcgtgcgcctcccCATTTCTCCCTATCAGCTGCTAACCGTTCGATGTGTGCGCCACCCCTTCTCACTGCACAgtcgcgctgctgtctcGGAGCGAGCGCTCGATCAGATAATGTGTGCTAATAGCGCGACTGCAGGTTGCGCACCGGACTGGCATTTTTGTGTGCTCTGCTGGAGGCGGGTCGCTGCCGGACAGTGAGTGCGACCGACGCactctcgctcgctcctcccccttACACGCCTCTTCCTGGTGCTCCAGCAGGCGAATGCGCGGGCGCCCCCCCACGGGGGGAAAGTGGGAAAGCTGTGCGACTTTCCTCTGCGCGTCGTTTTTACTCACCGTTGCGCGGCACAGCGCGGGGCGACGGGGccggcggcggggggggaggcggtggtgttttgctttttttttgcccaGCGCGAGCGCGATCGTTATTGCGCCTGCCAGTACTGCTTTAGAGTTGCCGCTCTGTTTGAGAAGGGGCCCGAGTGTCCCCGtggccccttctctctctctcgcgttgCTTCCACTGTCCACGTCTCCCGAGCACGCCCCACTGCCCATCCGACCCCCTTCGTGTCTTCACTTGGTGAGACAGGAAGTCGGAAGGACGGGTGGCTCTGCACTCTCGTCAGCGCACAAAGGATGTACTCGTATTGATGCTCTTCAGTAAGACGTACGTTATTTTGGCTGATATGGCTTCAGTGTAAGCCGCCcgagcgcacacaccgcccaGAGCTCGGATCTATCGAGACGAATGTACTGCCTCACTTGTGGCCTCGTTGTAGCCTACTCACACTCTCCGTtctttcatctctctcttctccgccccccctccccctcaagctagcaaaggaaaaagagtATTCACCATGCCCACCGCCTCCAACTCAatcgatgcgctgctgaagccgctCGTGATCGGACAGCTGTCGATGCCAAATCGCTTTGTCATGGCGCCCCTGacgcgctgccgtgctgaCGACGAACACGTTCCCACTCCTGCGATGGTGAGGCACTACGCGGACCGCGCCTCGATGGGTCTCATCATCACGGAGGCAACACAAATCGAGAAGGGCTACTCCACATTTTGCCACGAAGGCGGCATCTACGGCAAGGAGCAGGTGGACGGGTGGAGGAAGGTGACGGATGCCGTCCACGAGAAGGGTGGGCTCATCTTCTGCCAGATCCACAATGGTGGCCGCGCCACGGTGCCGTCGAACGTGGACGAGGGTGTGCGCATCGTCGCGCCGTCTGCGGTTGCCATCACCGACCACGAATGCCCTGGTGCGTTCGCGCGGAATGGTGAGAAGCAGCCGTACCCCGTGCCGCACGAGATGACGGCGGAGGATATCGCGCTCTATGTAAAACTCTACGCGACTGCCGCCTGTAATGCGATGGCCGCCGGGTTCGATGGTGTGGAGGTGCACGGCGCGAACGGGTACCTGATCGACGAGTTTCTCAAGTCGAGCTCGAACCAGCGCACGGATGAgtacggcggcagcatcgaGAACCGGTGCCGTTTCCTGTTCGAGGTCTTGGATGCCGTGATTAAGGAGATTGGCCGCGAGCGTGTTGGTCTGCGAATTTCCCCCCTCAACAGCTTCAACAGCCAAAGTGACGAGAACCCGGAGGCGTTGACGCGGTACATCTGCTCGCAGCTGAACTCTCGAAATATTTCGTTTCTTGATGTGATGCGCGGCGACTTCTTCAGCCAGGCGTGCGGTGCGGACAAGTGGGCACGCGAGGCGTACGAGGGGGTGTTGTTTACCGGCATGGGCTTTGAGATtgaggaggcagcggagacggTGGCGAGCGGTGCTGCCGATGCTGTTGTGTTTGGCACGAAGGCGCTTGCAAACCCCGACCTCGTTGCGCGCGCGATCGCCGGTGCGGCGCTGAACACGCCTGATCCTGCGACGTTCTACAGTACCAGCGAGGCGGGCTACAACGACTATCCGTCCATGGTGAGCTCGTGTCCCTCGGCCGCTGCTCCCTCGTGCACGAAGGAGACGCCTTGACAGCAGTGTGATGGCCTCGGCTCACTCGACGCTCAATACCCCCGGCGTCCGCTATGTGGCCCACGTGAGCAAGACTCagtgagtggtggtggtgggctgATGACGTGAGATTGAGGACAACTCACTGACGAGCGTGTCGTCGGTCGTTTTCGGTTCTCTCCTCTCAAGCACGCCCGACCCAAAAGAGATGGTCAGAGGGGCTACGGCCTCTGTTTTTCTCCGTTGAtccccccgctccctctATGTGAGGTTTGCTTTCATTTTTATTTCTGTTTCATCTCgtgctcctccccctcccgcccaCCCGACTCTTCTACTCTGCAGCCGTTCTCACCCCTCTCGCGTTTGCACGTGACAGGCGATGCCCCTCAAAGTGTGCGcacaagtgtgtgtgtgtgtgtgtgtgtgtgtgcgcctctgcgcggGCCTGTACGGAGAGCGCCCTCGTTCTTCCGTGCTGGGCGCCGCCTTTACTTTTCTCTCGTCGCCGTCTTGCGTTTCTTTTTGggcctgcgtgcgtgtctgtgcaaCGCGCTTGAGGAGGGTAGTTTGTGTTGCTTTGCCAGTTGTTACTACTGCCAACACCCACAGTAGAGGTCGCACCGGCACTCGGGATGCCCTATTTATGTCTGTGAGCCCTCGTTGGCTTTATTTTTCCCATTTCCTCCTTTCTGGCGATGATATCGACCTGCTTGCACGGTTGATAGTACGaggcgcggcggccgcgtAGTGCGGTTACGAGCACACTTGCTCTCGCTCCTGCAGTTGTCTCTGCGTTTCAGTCTCTATTTTTCGTTTTACTGACTTCTCCTTTTATGTCGCCTGAGATGATGCCGCCCACTTCACCGCGCGTGGCATCTCCGGGCCCAGTACCCGCACGCTTTGTCGGGAAGCCAGGCGTCCTGAAGCATGCCATCGAGTATACACGCC containing:
- a CDS encoding hypothetical protein (TriTrypDB/GeneDB-style sysID: LpmP.12.0790); translated protein: MTLSSPFTMAMEFAPDESRTVFPGSVTITKTTLTVLKRNNTAPTAVQDSVMNERSDFVGACSLPLIQFYRHKNIITLMRGSSFLFDKAAVSIGFHPGAAGSSHTDSSIRASNHSRRNNPSMWETLAIHCVTPDDCDRVVEVLLTCNAEKTSVPPLPMRSGGHGSRNTSIPASLNSYSHHNEQSGRPSSARREHHHSHHSEQSGRPSSARREHHHSHHSEQSGRPSSARREHHHSHHSEQSGRPSSARREHHHSHHSEQSERPSSTRREHHHSRRSSPSLSSYHPASSHMSERPQWKESAQYTSPRGSTLQMELSTPRSSRLPSRRESDDAAAQSSVRIGELTPRSSRLPSRRENDDITSMTTPSQSIRSFQQRVAPGRSTAAKTLSQLNSEKQQVPQRRHHSTERKRDALSTASTSHRRLVDPAEREFATTEETRPHSRPHRHRSHSRPSASSRSLQRNGASTAAFEGGHAHRHGTPHSARGTGSVTSLSTPVSASRRYVSPRTGTMDYSASVSPRNTVLPTEKLGQDAFLRSLQRLQHHRLHFMQDLHKEMAHHAYLTEEAKVRTAMTSAKTSLSHHRTRSPTSGRMLEVTGAEATHLREIEARLAQVEALHCEAEREREEAARLRREYECRNDEMNARMGGSHNVSEPSSSVMSPRRSSVHPINGQLMVLPPQSGGGNGYPFTAHQGYMMSPEWALAADPAAAPRPDDVDLGVAIIDRYVFGEEWDRLHPAYEVDVRFNALIDICLAVKLPRRLVNITSIVVDRPGLRLTAEIRYDRAKIERDGVERRMHGCPFRFLQRFYAMRDLYDPMHDSAAALAGGSIAPMTMGPSAANGRRPSAARSRRGSRALSAQRRRSGLAPQYNNSDVSEISDDFVDAYDLDARRDHYHRRADDRVRAEEDRMAKRRKRMAMELHHQLADNMAQLEEEEEYLRDRVQFAEAKERQRIGKEARSNVKTTLTTSMAHLEEEERVGRAAMEVGAARQLHVLMGGHRRKLALFGLQASEAERRKQIAAQEAHAQRDLNETMNPAGTAQRRQAEHRAREEEALARRGAMYASRQELEAAVADMEADEVAARAIIRSQAMESLLDLLSRRPAPKSKDGCYALLHTPSTLRTLLGDLKADETAQRRQIVADERHRRALYRQEDVMNREAADRGAIEEAEMDARDAIVDDMMARNRHQLERRLNDREKLLSILNEEQFYRKTILSDEQDAFEVLAELFTAGLKDLLARVPEVIDDDDEDLRRRRVSTARQAKLFHYMTFSPDDMDYPPSAVLAIEGIVGCSINKNLEVVSIARPLPKAEEDLQLQAGDMILDVAGHSLHSLSHLREVLSNRAMQIQEEAFTEFPDLPQDQLTINPALQKYVEMLCEHHNFLVQVLRGCEIYQIIVRS
- a CDS encoding NADH:flavin oxidoreductase/NADH oxidase, putative (TriTrypDB/GeneDB-style sysID: LpmP.12.0810) is translated as MPTASNSIDALLKPLVIGQLSMPNRFVMAPLTRCRADDEHVPTPAMVRHYADRASMGLIITEATQIEKGYSTFCHEGGIYGKEQVDGWRKVTDAVHEKGGLIFCQIHNGGRATVPSNVDEGVRIVAPSAVAITDHECPGAFARNGEKQPYPVPHEMTAEDIALYVKLYATAACNAMAAGFDGVEVHGANGYLIDEFLKSSSNQRTDEYGGSIENRCRFLFEVLDAVIKEIGRERVGLRISPLNSFNSQSDENPEALTRYICSQLNSRNISFLDVMRGDFFSQACGADKWAREAYEGVLFTGMGFEIEEAAETVASGAADAVVFGTKALANPDLVARAIAGAALNTPDPATFYSTSEAGYNDYPSMVSSCPSAAAPSCTKETP